Part of the Candidatus Eisenbacteria bacterium genome is shown below.
GACAGCTCGAGCAGCTCGCCCAGGTGAGCGACGCGTACGGCTACGAGTTCGCGCAGGCGAACTACGACATCATGGAGGCGATCCTCCTCCTGGAGGCGCGCGACCTCGACGCCACGCTCGCCGCCGTCGAGCGCTATTCCGCCGGTCGCACCGAAGACGCGCTGCGCGTGCTCGCTCTCGGTACCAGGGCGAAGGCGCAGACCCTTCGCGGCGAGCAGGCGGAGGCGGGCGCGAGCCTCGAGCAGGCCGCCGCGATCGTCGCGCAGGCAGGGATCATCCCGCCCTGGCACCTCTCCGCCTACACGACGGCGCGGCTGTGGCACGCGCTGGCGGCGCTCGAGAGCGCCGGCTCTCCGCCGGAGTCGTCTCTCGGCGCGCTGCGTACCGAGGCCAAGCGAAGCGCGCGCCAGGCGCTCCGGGTCGCCCGCGTGGTCGCCGGCGCGCGGGTGGAGACGTGGCGGCTCGTCGGGCGGCTCCACTGGCTCCTCGGACGGCCGAGCAAAGCCGTCGCCTGGTGGACGAAGGCGATCGCCGAGGCCGAGCGGCTGGAGGTGCAGGGCGAGCTCGCGCGGACATGCGCCGAGATGGCTCTTCGCGTGCGCGCGGGTAACGGCACGAACGGCGACCTTTCCGCGCACGCCGAACGGGCGCGACGCCTCTTCGTCGAAACCGGCCTCGCCCGTGATCTCGCGCGGCTCGATGCGGGACTGCACGCTGGCGGCGACCCCGCCGTGACGAGACCCTTCTAGGCTCGGGGCGCCAGCGCGAGCCCCATCGCGGTCGCGAGCACGCAGAGCCACGCGAACGCATCGCCGATCCGCTCGTACGGCGTCGTGACAGCCATGGGCACCACGCGATCGTCGATGGTGGCGGCGGTGAAAAGCGGCGCGCGCGCCGTCACCCGGCCGTACGGATCGATGATCGCGGAGACGCCCGTGCCGGTCGCGCGGATCACCCAGAGCCGGCTCTCGACGGCGCGTAGCGCCACCATCTGGACATGCTGGTCCGCTCCAGCGCTCGGGCCGAACCAGGCGTCGTTCGAGAGGTTCACCATGAGCGTCGCGCCCGCCGCCGTCTGCCGGCGCACCACCTCCGGAAAGATCGCCTCGAAGCAGATCAGCGTGGCAACGTCGCCGAAGCGGGTCTTCAACATGGCCGGCTGCTCGGCAGCGGCGTAGTAGCGCACGGCCTCGAAGCGACGCCGCAAGAGCCGGATCGTTCGGAGCGGGAAGTACTCCGCGAACGGCAGCAGATGCACCTTGTCATAGCGAGCGTCGATGCGGCCGCCGGTGACGTAGAAGGCCGAGTTGAAGAAGCGCGTCTCCCCGTCCCCCGCCTCCTTGCGCGGCCCGCCGACGATCAGGTCGGCGTTCAGCGGCTCGAGGGCTTCGGTGATGGCACGAAGATAGCCGGGCTCGTCCGCGAGGAAGAACGTCACTGCGCTCTCGGGCCAGACGACCAGTCGCGGGTGGGCGCGCGCCGCGCCGCTCGTCGTGAGGTGAATGTAGTCCTCGAATCCCTGCGCGAAGGACTCCGCCCGCCAGGCCGCGCCCGCGTCTCGGTTGCCCTGCACCACCATCACGGGAACCTGCGGCTCCGCGGGGAGCGGCGCACGGAGCCGGATCGCCCCGTAGACACCGACCGCGACGACGACGAGCATGGCCGCGACGAGCGGGCGCGCCCGCTGTTCCGATCGCCCGACCGCTTCGGCGACGAACGCGTTTGCCAGCGCGAGCGCGTACGAGAGCACGTACACGCCACCCAGCTCGGCCAGCTGGATCAGCGCCACGTGCGGCACGAGCGCGTAGCCGAGGAGGAGCCACGGATGGCCGGTCAAGAGCCGCGCGCGGGCGAGCTCGCAGGTCACGTACAGCGCGGCGACGAGCCATGGCCGGCTGCGCGGACTCCACCGTTCGACGCGATGGTACGCGAGCCCGAACAGCGCGAAGTACTGACCCATGAACACGAGGGCAACGCCGAGCGCGAACAGGAAGCCGAACCAGTACGGCTGCTGCCAATAGGTGGAGAGCGCGCCCGGCACCCAGTAGCCGATCCCCGACAGCGTCGCCGTTCCCCAGAGGAGACCTAGCGCGGCCGCGCCGCCGGTGCCGACCCCGCGCAGCGCGACCAGGAACGGCACCAGCGCGACCCACGCGACGAGCGAGAGGTTCCACGGCGGGAACGCCGCGCAGTACAGGCCCGCCGACACCAGCACGGCCAGGCCGCGCATCCACCCGCGCGTCACGGCGTGCTCACCGATCGAGCGACCCGCCGAAGTGCCGGCACACCGCGAGCGCGCTGGCGACGCCGTCCTCGTGGAAGCCGTATCCCCAGTAGGCGCCGCAGTAGTACGTCCGGTTCGGGCCGTTCAAGTTCTCGCGCTGCGCCTGCGCGGCGATCGCGGCGCGCGAATAGACGGGATGCAGATGCGTCATGCGGGCGATCACCTTCGCGGGATCGATCGCTGACGTCGCGTTCAGCGTGACGCAGATCGGCTCCGGTGACGACAGGCGTTGGAGCAGGCTCATGTTGTACGTGAGGGCGACACGGTCGACGCGCGGGTCCAGGTGGACGTTCCACGCCGCCCAGCCCATTCGTCTCGACGGCAGCAGGCTCGCGTCCGTGTGCACCACGGCCACGTTCTCCTCGTCGGCGAAGGCACCCAGCACCTCGCGCTCCGTCGGCGTCGGATCGGCGAGGAGACGGAGGGCCTGGCTCCCGTGCGTCGCGAGCACGATGCGATCGAAGCGCTCCGCGCCGTCGCGGGTTCGCACCTCGACGTGATCGGCGTGGCGTCGCACCGACTCGACGCGGCACCGCAGGCGCAGGCGATCGCGATAGCCGGCCGTCAGGGCCTCGACGTAGCGCCGGGCACCACCCGTTATGGCGCGCCACTGCGGCCGGCGGCGCAGGCGCAGCAACCCGTGATGCTGGAAGAAGCCGGCGACGCTGCGCGCCGGCATCTCGAGCACCTGGCTCGGCCGCGCCGACCAGATCGCGCTCGCCATCGGAACGAGGTAGCTCTCGCGGAACTCGATCGAGTAGCGCCCCGCCGCCAGGTAGGCGCCCAGCGTCGTCGTGGCGTCACCGTGGAGCAGGCGCGGTGCCTCGCGGTTGAAGCGCAGGACGTCGCGCAGCATGCGGTAGAACGCGGGCGAGAGGAGATTCCCCGGCTGCATGAACAGGGCGGCGGCCGAGCGGCCACTGTACTCGAGCCCGCTCGCGACGCAGCGCACGCTGAAGCTCATCTCGCTCGGCTGCGTGGCGACGCCGAGCCGGTCGAGCAAGGTCGTGAATCCCGGATAGGTCGGCGGGTCGTAGACGACGAATCCCGTATCGACGGCGTAGGACCGCCCGCCGACGGTGGCGTCGATCGTGTGGCTATGCCCGCCGGCCCAGGCGTTCGCCTCGAACACGGTCACGTCGTGGCGCGGCGAGATGAGATAGGCGACCACCAGGCCCGAGATGCCGCCACCGACGATCGCGACCCTCACGACGAGAGCGCGGGGCCGGCGCCGGTGCGGCTGAGCAGGAGCTGGAGTGTCGCGAGCCGGCGGGTGGCGAACGCCGCCTCGGACATGGCGAGGTACAGCTCCCATTTGCGGATGAACGCGGCGTCGAACCCGAGACGCCGGACCTGGGGCAGGTTGAGGAGGAAGCGCTCGCGCCAGCGGCGCAGCGTGGTCGCGTAGTGCGGGGCGATGTCCTCCATCCACGCGATGCCGAGGCGCGTCTCGCGTGCGAGGGCCGCGCGCACGGCGTCGAGCGACGCCAGCAGCCCACCCGGGAACACGTGCGTGCGGATCCAGTCGGCGTTCTTGCGGTACCCCTCGAAGTCGCGATCCGGATAGGTGCTGGTCTGGAGGAACATGCAGCCGTCCGGTGCGAGCAGCCGCTCGCAGGTGCGGAAGAAGACCCCGTAGTCGTCGAACGGGATGGCCTCGAACATCTCGATCGACACGAGGCGATCGAAGCGGCCCTCGACCTCGCGATAGTCGCACAGTCGCACGTCGACGAGCGCACCCAGCCCGGCCGCCCGGACGCGCTCGCGGGCGAGCGCGTGCTGGGCCGGGGAGAGCGTGATCGAGCGGACGCGACACCCGTAGGTGGCCGCGGCGTGGATCGCGAAGGACCCCCACCCTCCCCCGACGTCGAGCACGTCCATGCCGGAGGCGAGCGCGAGCCGCCGGCAGATGCGGTCGAGCTTTTCGCGCTGCGCGTCGGCGAGCGACGTCGGCGGCGTCGCGAAGACCGCGGCGCTGTACGTCATGCTCTCGTCCAGGAAGGACGCGAAGAACTCGTTGCCGAGGTCGTAGTGCGCCCGCACGTCGCGGGCGGCCTGGTCCGGACGCGCGCGTCGTCGTCCCAGCGGGATCGTCCACGACAGCAGGCCCGCGCGCCGCACGATCGATGCGTGCCCCAGCAGGAGCGAGAAGAACGCCACCAGGTCGTCGCACCGCCACTCGCCGGCCATGTACGACTCGCCGAGCCCGACGTCGCTCCGCGCGACCACGCGCGAGAAGAAGCGCCAGTCGCGAACGGACACGGCGACGCGGCGGTCGGACCGGCTGTCGCCGAACGTCCACGTGGAACCGTCCGGGAGCTCCATCAGCAGCGCGCCGGCGCGCCATGCCGAGAGCCAGCGACGCACGACGGCGGCGGCAATGCGATGTCGAAGGAGCCGCCGCGGCTCGATCGAAGCGGCGATCACCGCCTCGTCTGCGTGGCCGCCGGCCGCCATTCGTCGGCGGATCGTAAGAGGGTGAACCCGGGCCGTCAAACGCGCGGGGGCGGAGGAATGCGCGTGAAGCTGTGCCCGTCAATTGCAGCCGACGCTGCACCCGCCGGAGTTGTAGCCCCCGCAGTCGCCGTAGCTCACCTGCCAGCACGCCTGGCCCGCGGCGCACCCGGCATCGTTGCCGCAGCCGTTCGGCGGGCTGTTCACCGACGTGTCGATGCACACGAGCTGGTTCGGCGCCTGGCACCGGATGACGCACAGGCCCGAGCCGCACGTCCCGCACGGCGCGCCCTGCACCTCGCACGACGGCAACGTCGTCGATGACGTGGAGCTCGAGGTCGTGGTCGAGCTCGAGCTCGAGGTCGACGTGGAAGTCGAGGTCGACGTCGACGTGCTCGACGTGGTGCTCGAGCTGGTCGACGACGTCGTCACCGTGCTCGTCGTCGTCGTGGGGAGCGGACAGAACCCTTCCGTGGTCGGGCTCTTGATCCGGAACATCTTCGCGTCGTTCTTCACGATCACGGCGCCTGGACCGAAGAGCACGTGGTAGCGATCGCCCCCGATGATCTCGACCATCATGCAAAAGCTCGTCCCGGGATTGGGCGGCAACACGCTCGGGGGGTTGATCTTCGACGTCGCGACCAGCTTGATCTGGAATACGCCGCCCTTGAGCTTGATCTGCGCCTTCCGGACGGGCCCGGTCTTGGTGATGTCCGAGTAGGTGAAGACGGTCGACCCGCTTCCTCGCCAGAATTGCGGGGGCAACATGTAGGACTCGCTCGACGACGCGCCGCCGTCGGCAAAGACGGTCACGGTCGCCCCGTTGGTCGTGGGATCGCCGACCAACGTGTTGGGGCTTCCGGCCTCCTTCGCCTGACCGACGAGCTTCCGCTTCGTGGCGTCACCGCCAGGGACGGGATCCTTCACGATGGCCTGCTTTCCGAGGATCGATTGCTCGGCGGCGAAGAGCGAGCCCATGAAGACACCCAGCGCGCCGGCCACGGCCATCACGGCGATGGCCCGGACCACGATGCGGAACGATCTCGTCGTAGAACGTGACGTCATAGCTAGCGTCCTTCCATTTCAAGCCACATTTCGTTCGGGACGCATAGCATGGATCTTGGTGCCGCCGTCAACCGGACCGCCGTCGCGGTCGGCGCCGGGGTGCGACGTCCGCCTCGGGGCTCCGCCGGCGCTCGGGCGTCCGGTATCGACGGTGCGCCGTTTGTGGCAGGGATGATGGCGGACGATGCGCGTCAGCAACAGGCCACTCCCGGGGCTCGATGCGTGGATCGCGTTCGCGGCGTGCCTCGCCGCGGCGTGCGGCCCCGCGATTCGTGCGCTTCCCCCGGCGCCGTCGGTCTCGGTTCCACCCTGCCAGGCATCCTGCCGGCCGACCGTCGCACCCATGCTCGCGCGCGTGGTGCCCGGCGTCGTCAACATCTCCACCACGTCGCGGGTGCGGATCGAGCTGAATCCGCTCTTCAACGATCCCTTCTTCCGGCAGTTCTTCGGCGGCGTCCCGAACGTGCCGCGCGAGGTCGAGCGGCAGAGCCTCGGCTCGGGCGTAATCGTCGACGCCGAGCGCGGCCTCATCTTCACGAGCCAGCACGTGATCGCCAACGCGGAAGAGATCTCCGTGACGCTGCTCGACGGCCGCCGTTTCGAAGCGACGCTGGTCCGCAGCGATCGCGACGCCGACGTCTCGATCGTGCGCATCGCCGCGCGGAACCTGACGGCCGTGCCCCTCGGCGACTCGGACGCGCTCCGCGTCGGCGACTTCGTGGTCGCGATCGGCAGCCCCTTCGGCCTCGGCCAGACGGTCACCTCCGGCATCGTGAGCGCGGTCGGCCGGTCGATGCTCGGGGCCGGCGAGCATCAGACGTTCATCCAGACCGACGCGTCGATCAATCCGGGCAACTCGGGCGGCGCGCTGGTCGACTGGGACGGGCGGCTCGTCGGGATCAACACGGCGATCGTCGGGCCGAGCGGAGGGAACGTGGGGATCGGATTCGCGGTGCCGGTGAACGCCGCGCGGAAAGCGATGGAGGGGGTATTGGGGAGGGGCTAGGAGGCCATCGCGCGTGGAACTCTCGCCTATGCCGAGAACACGATTTGCGCCAACCGCGACCTCGCCAACGCCGATCGTGCGCTCGCGGCCGCCTACGCCGATCGGCTGCGACGCTCGACGCCCGCGGAACGCGACCGCCTGCGGTGCGAGCAGCGTCAGTGGCTCGCCATGCGCGACGGCTGCGTCTACAAGTGGGTCGACGAGTGCGTTCGTGCGCTGTATCGCGACCGTCTCGCGGCGTTGAAGGCCCGGTAGGACTGGTCGGGCGCGGCCGTCCGAGCGACGGCGGTCTCAGTTGAACAACACGTAGAGCTCTTCGGTGCTGGGGGTGGTGCCGACCAGCGTGTACACGACCACGTTGGTCTGGTCGGGGCAGTTGCCGCCGTCCACGTAGGCGGCGACGGCCGTGGGTCTGATCGCGACGAAGATCGATCGACCGGACGGTCCACCCGATTCGTTGATGTCGAGCGTGACTGCCGCGACGTGCACGGTGGGCATGTCCACCGTGATGCAGATGGCGCCGGTACCGCCGACACCGACGGCGGCAGAGGCAGCCGTGACGTTCTTCGAGTCGGCTACGATGAGGGTCCCGTTGCTGGAAATGTGCGCGTAGGCGGCCGCGGTGCCGGGTGCGCCCGGCGCGCCCGGTTGCCCCGGGTCGCCCTTCGGGCCGACGGCGCCGAATTGGCTCAAGTCGATGGCCTGCTCCTTCTTCCTACAGGCATCGCGCACGACCACCGTGCCGGACTTCTTCTGGCACATCACGGCGGCGTGAGCCGGCAGGGCGAGGGCGACGGCGAAAGCGACCAAGGGCAGTGTCCTCATCATCGGAGCTTCTCCCACATTCGGGGCGGGTAGAGGAGCCTCGCAGGAGACGCTCGCCCGTTTGGACTATTGCGTGCCCAGGCCACCCGTATAGCATCGACGGCGATTTGGACCCCGGAGCGTTGCAAGCGGTGGCGCTTGCCGTGGCCGCCGAACGTTCGCTCGATGCCGTGCTCCACCGCATCGTCGACGGCCTCGCGCGGCAGCGCGCCGTGGCTCTCGCGCGGGTCTGGCTCCTTGGCCCGGGGGACGTGTGCGAGACGTGCCGGCTGCGCGCCCAATGCCCCGACCAGACCCAGTGTCTCCACCTGGTCGCCAGCGCAGGCACCCCGCGCGCCTCACCGGGCGAAGACTGGTCTCGTCTCGATGGACAGTTCCGGCGGTTTCCACTCGGCGTATTCAAGGTCGGAGGAATCGGTGCGACCGCTTCGCCGCTCCTGCTGACGGACGCGTCGTCGGAGAGCTGGGCGAGGCCGGAGTGGGTGCAGCGCGAAGGGATCGAGACGTTCGCCGGACAGCCGCTCGTCTTCCGGGGCGAGAATTTCGGCGTCCTCGCGGTCTTTCGGCGCGCCGCGATCAGCGAGAGCGAGCTCGGCTGGCTCCGCACGTTCGCCGATTTCGCCGCTGCCGCCATCGCGAATGGGCGTGCGTTCGCGGAGATCGAGCGACTGCGCCGGCAGGTCGAGTACGAGAACGCGTACCTGCGTGAGGAGGTGCACGCCGCCCTGGCGTTCGGCACGATCGTCGGGGAGAGCCAGGCGCTCCAACGGATCCTCCCGAAAGTCGACCTCGTCGCGTCGACGGATGCCACGGTCATGATCCTCGGCGAGTCGGGGACCGGGAAGGAGCTCGTCGCCCGCGAGATCCACAAGCGCAGCCGCCGTGCGGAGCGTCCGCTCATCAAGGTGAACTGCAGCACGATTCCCCACGACATGTTCGAGAGCGAATTCTTCGGTCACGTGCGCGGCTCGTTCACGGGCGCGCTCCGCGACCGGCCCGGGCGCTTCCAGCTCGCGCACGGCGGCACGATCTTCCTCGACGAGATCGGGGACCTGCCGCTCGATCTTCAGCCGAAGCTGCTCCGCGTGCTCCAGGAAGGAGAGTACGAGCGAGTCGGCGACGATGCGACGCGCCACGTCGACGTGCGGGTGCTCGCGGCGACGAATCGCGACCTGCAGGCCGAGGTCCGGGGCGGGCGCTTCCGCGCGGACCTGTACTATCGCCTGAGCGTCTTCCCGATCGAGCTCCCGCCGCTGCGCCAGCGCAAGGAGGACATCCCCGCGCTCGTGGCCCACTTCGTTTCCCTCGCCGCCACGAGGCTCGGCGTGCCGGAGCCACGGGTGACCCGCGAGCAGTGCGCCGTCCTCGGACGCCACGACTGGCCGGGCAACGTTCGCGAGCTGCAGAACGTCGTCGAGCGAGCCGTCATCCTGTCTCGCAACGGTCCGCTCCGGCTCGATCTCGCGGACCCGGACGGTGGGGCCGACGAGCGACCGCCGGAAAGAAGCACCTCCGCCGATCCGCACGAGATCGTCCCCGAGGCCGAGTGGCGACGTCGTGAGCGCGCCAACGTCCTCGCCGCCCTCAGGCAGACAGGCGGACGCATCTACGGCGACGGCGGCGCTGCCGAGCTGCTCCAGGTGAAACCGTCGACCCTCCAGTCGCGCCTCCGGACGCTCGGCATCCGACCGCGGGACGTCGAGTGAGTCGTCGCCGTCCGGCGATCATGCCTTGCCGTCGCTCCCGAGCAGGCATATCCGCTCGGCGGCCGCACGTCGGATTGCCGCCTCCATCTCGCCCATCAGCTCGTAGACGTTGAAGAGGTCCGGGCGCTCGACGAGGATCTGGCGTACGCGCAGCAGCGCCGCCAGCCGGAGGTCGGAGTCGGTGTTCACCTTGGCGATGCCGCTCTGGACGGCCTTGCGGATGAGCTGAGGCGGTATGCCTTTGGCCTGCTCGAGCTTTGCGCCGTAGCGCTCGGCCAGCACGATCTCGTCGCGCGCGAGAGACGACGCCCCGTGGAGCACGATCGGCACCGCGACCCGCGCGGCAATGGCCTGGAGCCGCTCGAAGTCGAGGCGTGGCTCACCGGCGAACTTGTATGCGCCGTGGGACGTCCCGATCGCCACGGCCAGCGCATCCACCGCGGTCTCGTCCGCGAACCGAGCAGCCTGCCCTGGATCGGTCAGCATCGAACCGCCGCCCCGCTCGCCGAGATCCTCTATGCCGCCCAGGACCCCGATCTCGGCCTCGACGTTCACGTTGCGGGCGTGTGCGTACGCGACGACCTCGCGGGTGTCACGGAGGTTCTCCTCGAAGGACTCGCGCGAGGCGTCGATCATGACGGACGTGTAGCCGGCATCGACCGCCGCCCGCGCGAGCGCCACGCTCTTCCCGTGATCGAGATGGAGCGCGACCGGCACCTTCGTCGACCCTGCGAGCTGGCGCACCAATGCCACCATGTTCTCGAGGCCGGCATGCTTCACCGCGCCTTCCGACGTCTGGACGAGCACGGGCGCCGCATGCTCCTGTCCCGCCGCAATGACCGCGCGCGCCGATTCGAGGTTGTAGACGTTGAAGCCGCCGATCGCCCAGCCCTCACGGCGCGCGCGGGCGAGGTGGTCTTTCGGGTTCACGAGCATCGCGAGGCCGTGACCCGCGTGACGACACGCGCGGGGCCATTCGTTCGGAGTGGTGGCGAGGTCACGAGACGACGGGTGCAGCCACCGTGCCAACCGCGTTCGCGGATTCGCGCGCTCGGACGGGTGGCCTCGGGCCGAAAGGTCAGACCAGCAACGAGAGTTCGGTTCGATCGCCCACCAGGATCTCGGTGCCGGCGACGGCGAGCAGCTCGTGCAGCCGCGAGAAAGCGCCGATCAGCGACAGTTGTT
Proteins encoded:
- the lnt gene encoding apolipoprotein N-acyltransferase, yielding MTRGWMRGLAVLVSAGLYCAAFPPWNLSLVAWVALVPFLVALRGVGTGGAAALGLLWGTATLSGIGYWVPGALSTYWQQPYWFGFLFALGVALVFMGQYFALFGLAYHRVERWSPRSRPWLVAALYVTCELARARLLTGHPWLLLGYALVPHVALIQLAELGGVYVLSYALALANAFVAEAVGRSEQRARPLVAAMLVVVAVGVYGAIRLRAPLPAEPQVPVMVVQGNRDAGAAWRAESFAQGFEDYIHLTTSGAARAHPRLVVWPESAVTFFLADEPGYLRAITEALEPLNADLIVGGPRKEAGDGETRFFNSAFYVTGGRIDARYDKVHLLPFAEYFPLRTIRLLRRRFEAVRYYAAAEQPAMLKTRFGDVATLICFEAIFPEVVRRQTAAGATLMVNLSNDAWFGPSAGADQHVQMVALRAVESRLWVIRATGTGVSAIIDPYGRVTARAPLFTAATIDDRVVPMAVTTPYERIGDAFAWLCVLATAMGLALAPRA
- a CDS encoding FAD-dependent oxidoreductase translates to MRVAIVGGGISGLVVAYLISPRHDVTVFEANAWAGGHSHTIDATVGGRSYAVDTGFVVYDPPTYPGFTTLLDRLGVATQPSEMSFSVRCVASGLEYSGRSAAALFMQPGNLLSPAFYRMLRDVLRFNREAPRLLHGDATTTLGAYLAAGRYSIEFRESYLVPMASAIWSARPSQVLEMPARSVAGFFQHHGLLRLRRRPQWRAITGGARRYVEALTAGYRDRLRLRCRVESVRRHADHVEVRTRDGAERFDRIVLATHGSQALRLLADPTPTEREVLGAFADEENVAVVHTDASLLPSRRMGWAAWNVHLDPRVDRVALTYNMSLLQRLSSPEPICVTLNATSAIDPAKVIARMTHLHPVYSRAAIAAQAQRENLNGPNRTYYCGAYWGYGFHEDGVASALAVCRHFGGSLDR
- a CDS encoding cyclopropane-fatty-acyl-phospholipid synthase family protein, which translates into the protein MAAGGHADEAVIAASIEPRRLLRHRIAAAVVRRWLSAWRAGALLMELPDGSTWTFGDSRSDRRVAVSVRDWRFFSRVVARSDVGLGESYMAGEWRCDDLVAFFSLLLGHASIVRRAGLLSWTIPLGRRRARPDQAARDVRAHYDLGNEFFASFLDESMTYSAAVFATPPTSLADAQREKLDRICRRLALASGMDVLDVGGGWGSFAIHAAATYGCRVRSITLSPAQHALARERVRAAGLGALVDVRLCDYREVEGRFDRLVSIEMFEAIPFDDYGVFFRTCERLLAPDGCMFLQTSTYPDRDFEGYRKNADWIRTHVFPGGLLASLDAVRAALARETRLGIAWMEDIAPHYATTLRRWRERFLLNLPQVRRLGFDAAFIRKWELYLAMSEAAFATRRLATLQLLLSRTGAGPALSS
- a CDS encoding lysozyme inhibitor LprI family protein gives rise to the protein MCANRDLANADRALAAAYADRLRRSTPAERDRLRCEQRQWLAMRDGCVYKWVDECVRALYRDRLAALKAR
- a CDS encoding sigma 54-interacting transcriptional regulator, encoding MALAVAAERSLDAVLHRIVDGLARQRAVALARVWLLGPGDVCETCRLRAQCPDQTQCLHLVASAGTPRASPGEDWSRLDGQFRRFPLGVFKVGGIGATASPLLLTDASSESWARPEWVQREGIETFAGQPLVFRGENFGVLAVFRRAAISESELGWLRTFADFAAAAIANGRAFAEIERLRRQVEYENAYLREEVHAALAFGTIVGESQALQRILPKVDLVASTDATVMILGESGTGKELVAREIHKRSRRAERPLIKVNCSTIPHDMFESEFFGHVRGSFTGALRDRPGRFQLAHGGTIFLDEIGDLPLDLQPKLLRVLQEGEYERVGDDATRHVDVRVLAATNRDLQAEVRGGRFRADLYYRLSVFPIELPPLRQRKEDIPALVAHFVSLAATRLGVPEPRVTREQCAVLGRHDWPGNVRELQNVVERAVILSRNGPLRLDLADPDGGADERPPERSTSADPHEIVPEAEWRRRERANVLAALRQTGGRIYGDGGAAELLQVKPSTLQSRLRTLGIRPRDVE
- a CDS encoding class II fructose-bisphosphate aldolase, producing MARWLHPSSRDLATTPNEWPRACRHAGHGLAMLVNPKDHLARARREGWAIGGFNVYNLESARAVIAAGQEHAAPVLVQTSEGAVKHAGLENMVALVRQLAGSTKVPVALHLDHGKSVALARAAVDAGYTSVMIDASRESFEENLRDTREVVAYAHARNVNVEAEIGVLGGIEDLGERGGGSMLTDPGQAARFADETAVDALAVAIGTSHGAYKFAGEPRLDFERLQAIAARVAVPIVLHGASSLARDEIVLAERYGAKLEQAKGIPPQLIRKAVQSGIAKVNTDSDLRLAALLRVRQILVERPDLFNVYELMGEMEAAIRRAAAERICLLGSDGKA